Below is a genomic region from Hevea brasiliensis isolate MT/VB/25A 57/8 chromosome 3, ASM3005281v1, whole genome shotgun sequence.
gattttgagcagttgtaaattaaaattgtacattgaagttgtaaaataaattatgagttattttggcttgtaaaaattgtactgtatttcttttatctcagtctttgaaaaattattgtggattcgagttgaaaaacttattgtgttgaattatgttggagtttgagattgagaaaaatattgaagtgctttttttacaggttttctgaagaactgttttgttcaaaatacagatggcactctgccaaaatttttacagaaatccctactagtccaaatgtgttagctgtttcacttcagttcaaaaaggtttttaacacctgtaaatagtgatcaccactgtaaaaagaagtaagaaaagttttaaaatcccttgtagtgtatttaatcggttatcagtagacgaagttagtaatttattaggtatacaacaggatcatgttatgccttacagaggggtagcgtgtgacaacaccaatgcttgcagctctctagctctggctctggtgataggtcctctaaataatggcataagcactggtgcttcttcatcaaCCCCTTGTATGCTTTAtccaaatttcggcagccatggtccTCTTAGGGTTGTGATTATTTTCTTTGATATAAATGAGTATataggctgcccttgatatgaatgTAACACTTAAACCATTAAATTATAAGTTTAGTGCAAGAATTAGCACTTTGGaaatttagggttagggttttggaactCAAAATTTGGGGTTGATACAattgaacataaattaattttgtaatggtcaattagtgaccatttggctatatttgatgaggaattgaagtgatttgtgccaatggaattgaggttagatatgctgcctttggtgacctgcaggactggatatgagtccagcaagtttggacagctgtaacttgagttgtgtaggttcaattagtgcagagccaattggacatgaaattagatacataatggcacaactttgatgaagaaaccctacccagaaaaccacaatagactgacataaaaaattgaccaaacccgggtaatacacattctgcctgggtaaaatgatcaaatgaatatcattcatttggtcataactcagtgtagaaaggtccaattaacctgaaatttatatcaatgaaaagcttagaaaatttagaacaactttcatgtagaacacaaactcaaattctggacttaaccaaatgaaatggcTAGCCAaatttgagctaccaaatctggcagaatcagaattgccagaaattctgggtaaatggtaatccagctagttatggtaaaatggccataacttgagctacaaaactccaaatggagtgattcaaaaagggaattaaagataacacataaagaaataactttcataaagagaattttatcaaattcctactgtacaattgaccaatggaacagtaaacttagtgcttgaaatttgaaaattgtaaataaccaacactaagcttaaaATGGTatcggcaaccaatgccaacaattttaaaatacaaaatgtggtaggtTAGTGATATtggaaccaatacacctattgtctatgaaaaagtcaacactttagttgactaatggaataAATAGTAACAATTGAACTTCAATGGCAAAGAATTGGATAATTAAAAGTGTAATTACCCTAGTagacctagtgtgattggtttggataggttggcataccaatagggttctgttagcaataccgcatatggcatcatgccattctgtgattcatggcttaaatggccattttgtgattttatggcttttagctattctggcactattgtgatacttggccttatgcctaatatttattacagctcattagctacttgaggtacttggtacccagtgctagtttactcgtttatctagtccaatcaactggtataggttacttaggcaacaaaaaataaatattgatgaattttaatcaattattgatataaaaagtactaaaataataatactataaataattaccAGAAACTTGTCCATATTCAAAATCAACATACAtcctacatatttatttctttttagttctttttattttattattggcaccactaagcagtattgcttagcacgttgcttttgccaggcgtaggtactggagacacagaGCATGATCCCAGTAGACCACAGTCTAGGTGAGGATCAGATCTGcgagtgtcctgtgtcacctctcaacTACAGTGCATTGGGTAGAATACTAggttacattttgtattttataatttttgtaaactttgtaattaatcttttattttaccatgtatatttgaaacctctgtcatgtaattttgtattaatgtaatcatctataaatttgtgtttataaataacatatgagtgtTTCTTTACAAATGGAGCATGattatgatgtgaaatgaatgaatgacaaattgagaaattattgagaaattgatgagaattgATGATGAAATTAGAGTTGTGGGTTCGAAAaattattgggagtgtcttttaacaggttcagaagattttcttttttcaatttatagctggcactctgccggattttctacaaaatttgcgaaaatttaaattaattaaaatttctttttaaaagacttatatatgtgaattttacataaaaggtattttaaataataaaatcaagaatgataataaaataagatcaagggagtgctccggcacactgtgtggcatgttttgctcgactacactgtagacgggtaaggggtgtcatagaaTAAGATTGGTCTCTGGATATCTTACATGTTGTTTGTTAAAGAACTTACAAGAAATGGAAATCCTCTGAGACTAGGATTCGAACTCTATCGAGCGAGTATCTCAGAATCCTGTCTAAGTAATAGGATTGGTCTCCTATGTCTAATTAGATGCCTGAGTGCCTAACTATCATGAGGATGCATTGCCCATTTGGGCGACCAACCTGctaataagttaaattaaattacTCTTGCATGAAAATGGCATTGTAAGAGAGCTTGCTCTTAAGATTGGGTAAGAGGTTTAATGTTGACCTAAAGAAGATTGAATAGTGGAGTGAACTTAAAGAGGGCATTGAGAAGAGGAAGTACGCTTAGGATAGTCAAACCTTTATAAATCTCTTATGCATTCATATTCTTCCTTCcccattctttgtgcttttgggGTCATGTGGCGTGAGGCAAAAGATCAACTATTGGGATCGCATAAAGTACACCAAATAATGCCCAGAAAAGATGGTAGAGTCATACTGGTCCTACTTAAGTACCAACTCTTTAGACAATATTTCTTAGACATGCAATTTATATAATCTTAATAGAATTGAGTCCACTGATAAGTACCGTCCTCTCATAACACTACCACAGTACTAAGAATTTATGCCACAAaaacatagatagacaggagtcaccaTTCGAGTGATAACTGGGACATAGTCATTATTTCTTATTAGGGACTTCTAATTGAGGCATCAATTCGAAGGGACAAATGAAGGGACTTGAGTGATGAACTCAATTTTCCAATAGGGTCATAAATGGTAACTTCTTGCAGAGGTTAGGCAACTTACGCCTTGCAGAGGTTCTGCAACCGTTGCCACTATAGCCAAATGTCTAGTTTTAGGATAGTGGGTATGTAAAGAGAAGGTGTTAGACACCTTTTATGCCTGGTCTAACCTTATTAATTTGAGTGCTAGTCTTCTACTAATATTTTTAAAAgttttgtttattattcctttatcaaACTTCTTATCTAAATAAGCAATTTCTAAACCGATGCACACAAATAGTTCAAATaagggttattgtttacaaataattttcgtgCACAAAATGGGTTAAAAATGCAAACAaagttaaattttattatttatctaaTAAAATTCTATTACTACTACATATTATatacaaaattattattttgaaaatttagagatatttagcTTAAAATAATTGCAAATGCTACTAGGCAAGCTGCTCTTAAAAAATGAGTCTTCTCTTCTAGTCTGACATGTTTATCTTTGTCTTGCTCCCATTAAGCTCGACACAATTAATATCctttttggtacttaccttagagttaccaattttatttataatataaaataaagtaataatAAGTTGTATTAAAATCTAACACTTATATCCTAATTAATTTAGACTTTTATTTAGCTAAAACTACATAATGGTCAAGGGTTTTCTAATCTAATTCTAACACTTTATAGCACCATATCACATCATATACAAcattaaaattagatcaaaatacaatttaaaacttaaaaaCGACAGAAATTATAAACTAACATACCTGAACAAATTTATAGTACTTtgagatttaaatttttaatgtcattaaaaCATGTATAAAAATTACACGAaaatatcataagaatgccaaTACATCATACAAGATTATAAAGTTAATAATTGACCATAAAACGTCACCCAATAATTTACAAAAGTTGGGGTTCACTACTATTTTATATCAGAGATAGATTGATACtactttttttaaaattgatgtaTCTCACAaaccataaaaaatatttttatgaaaccaACGAAAAAAATTAGCTAAGATCCTGAAATTACTTTCAGAATCAAGAAACATGCAAAAAGATTAAAAATCAGGGAAGATATAGGCCCCAAAAGTAGGTTGTTCTATAGATTGAATTCTACAGATACTCTAACTTTGAATGGTCATAACTAACTCAAATCAGAAGTTTTTTTTTGTAATTCTTGagcataaaattattataatttcaagaaaacacaaatataatttttgtacaattattttcaaaaatagaaaagcacaaaaaataataaaaacgtgAACCTAAAAAAGAGATGTTTGCAAAgttattgatttccctcaaattcATCACATAAACATGTATATTATGAATATATGACATAAATTAGAAGCATATAATCATGAAAATATAACATATGACatgtttcttgaatatttatcATTTAGAAACACTCACCTTTAATCAAATATTGAATACTTTTTTGAAGTAAATAAGaacaaagaaagaaaaggaaagagcgGAAGGAAGAGGGGGTGCTGAGAGATAgagtccctttttttttttgtggccAAGTGAGttcgttctttttttttttttttccctcctcCTTCTTTCAGATATTTATAAAGTTTAGGTCAAAAATTATATAGGAAGTTTATGCAGTCTCAAAACAAGAAAAATTTTAGTAGTcttaaagagaaaaaaagaaataTTCTTTTCCTTttcaagagagagagaagaacttatttaacttttatttttctttaattttctttaattgccaataataaaataaaaagaatggtggacttttatttatttaattaaaattcctCACTAGGCCTCATTGGACCCATAGAGTCCAATGAGGCTTAGTTAgttttttcaaataataaattttcagaattaaatttaaataaaaataaattatatttaaatttaattaattattttttgctctttaaaattattttttctaagAAATATGTCATACATATGATCATCTATTTTTAATGCCTCTAAATACATCTTATAGTCATACAATTTTTTCATCATCGGAGTCTTCATGGCCTCAACGAATATATCCACAAGGTCACACAAATAGGAGCCTATAGTACTTTCATTTTGTTCTAATTGTTCTTGTCAAAATTAATTACTTGGTCcttgtatttttaaaaatacatgattGAATCCCTTATATTTGATTCTGTCAATTATTTAGTCACTCCATCCACTTTTGTTCAATTTAACTATTAGTCGATGGACTAAATGGTGGTCAATATGAGAAAAATGTAAAAACTCAAGAATAAAAATGTTTCTTATGATAAAAATTCAGGGATGAAAAGTGTTTATTAttaaaggcaaaaattgagaaaaATAGATGAAGCGACAAAAGTGTATGATGAAATCAAAACTTAGGAGGTTAACTATTGTGCTTTTCAAAATATAAGGATGAAGTCATTAATTTTGCTATAATATatggattaaataataatttttcttaatataaataaatttgtaaataagCCTACTCATGATTCTATTAAATGAGCATGTTTGCGAGTCAttttaatgatttaactaaagagACTACTTATAAGCCTATATAATAAATTGATTCATGGACCTTAACGAATTAAATATTGTAAGTTTAGctcatttttttatataaatcgaGCTAAATAAAGTTTTTATCAAATTAAATATCAAACAGCTCACAAGCAGCTTAACTCATTTACATCCTAATTCTTTTTATATTAAATTGTATATGTGTTCTATTTTAAGAGtcaaattaatattttgttatatatatatggttTTATATACACCTTACATATTAAAAATGGATTAAAACTTCAAATCAGAActttttttatcaaattaaactaaattatttaaaaaataaaatcaaattaaactattaaaattgatttaattcaaataaaaatcagAAACGAATTTTGCATTCTTAAGATAACCATTTTGGAGACTTTGCTCAGTCATGAATGGAAGGCGGTAAAGAGAGGCCCCATGGGGCCCTAGTGAGTTCATGTTGATGTATGTGGTCTTGAAAATCTTTATCCACTAATGAAAGAAGTGAGAACTATATGAATGCTGTGCCTTTCCAAACCCGCCCTTTCCAGTCCATTTCAAACGCTATCAAATACTGTTGCGACTTGTCACTTCTCAATAGATTCCCAAACCCAAAagcctccctctctctctctctctctctctctctctctctcaacccaCAGCACACCGACCCCAACGctcaactctctctctctctcgctctcgTTTTCATGGAATTTGAAGAAGAGCAAGACCCAGTTGCCCTCTTCATGTCTCTCGATGATTGGCAAGACTCCTCTTCTCAATCCTCCACGGAAACATACATGGTTGGCTTCGTTATCGCTAATATAGTGGGTATCCGCTACTACTCTGGCACGATCACTGGTCGCGAATTGGTGGGTTTGGTCCGTGAACCACTGAATGTTTATGATCAGAACGCTATCAAAGTCCTCAATACAAGATCCCTTCAAGTGGGCCACATTGAAAGGTCAGTTGCCGCTGTGCTTTCTCCACTAATCGACTCTCACAAAATTACTGTCGAAGGTGTTGTCGCCAATTCGCGTAGTAGTGGTAATAAGTTTAGGATTCCTTGTCAAATTCATATTTTTGCTAGGTTTGAGGATATTGAGGTCGTAAAATCCGCCATTTTCCGTGGTGGTTTGGTTTTGATTTCGGAAACGGATGCGAGTTTTGGGTTATCAGAGGCTATGGTGGTTAAAGAGAAGTGCAAAAAAAGTGATTCTAAAAGTGTGGACGAAATATTTAAGCTAGTAGATGACAATGTgaataagaaaggaaaaattgggACTTTGGAGCCACCCAAGGAGATGATTAAGTCTGAGCTCTTTGTTCACCAAAAGGAGGGATTATGGTGGCTTATGAATAGAGAGAATTCTGGCGAATTACCACCCTTTTGGGAGGAGAAAGATGGGGAATATGTAAATGTTTTGACCAATTATCATACAGATAAGAGGCCAGAGCCATTGCGTGGTGGGATTCTTGCAGATGACATGGGATTGGGCAAGACTTTAACTTTGCTCTCTTTGATTGCTTTTGATAGAGCTGATAATAGTGCCACCCTTGATAGAGACAATATTGGAGAAGGAACATGTGAGTTAGATGAGGGATCCACTGTTTTTAGCGATAAGAAGGGTAAGAGGCGTAGGGTGAGTGCAAAGGGGACTCGAGGACGAAAAAAGCATAAAACGGAAGGCGCCCATTTGGATATCAATGCAAAAGGGAAGTCTGTGGGTGGAACTGATAAGTCTTTTAGTATTTTAGGTGCAAAGACGACTTTAATTGTGTGCCCTCCCGCTGTATTTTCATCATGGGTAACGCAGCTAGAAGAGCATACTCAACGTGGATCATTCAAGGTATACATGTATTATGGTGAAAGGACTAGAGAAGCTGAGGAGCTTAAGAAGCAAGATATAGTGTTGACAACATATAGTACTTTGGCTAGTGAAGGCTCTTGGGAAGACTCCCCTGTGAAGATGATTGAGTGGTGGAGAGTCATTTTGGATGAGGCACATGTCATTAAGAATGCAAATGCACAACAAAGTCGAGCAGTTACTAATTTGAAGGCTAAGCGGAGATGGGTTGTTACAGGAACACCCATACAGAATGGATCCTTTGATTTGTTTTCCTTGATGGCATTTTTGCGGTTTGAGCCATTTTCCATCAAGAACTATTGGCAAAGCCTGGTTCAACGGCCCCTTGCTCAGGGGGATAAGAAGGGGCTCTCGCGACTGCAGGTAGGATCATATTGttgattttttttcccttttcctGAAGTATTAGGTATTGATGCACATCATGAATGGTGTACGCTCCAGGATTCTTTGTTCTATGCAGCTGAATGTATATTGTCTGAGTAATTGTGTTCATGCtcagtcaaatagttaagtacatAGACATTATGTTTTCTTAGCTGTAGTCTGTAAAGAGTTACATAGCTTATTTGTTCTTTATCATATGTTACTCTATCAttcttttggattttttttttctattttgatTAGTAGGAAAACACAGAAGGCACCGAGCAAGTGCAACCCAAGTGGAAAACATAGTGAAAAATAGATTTTAGGTTTCACTTTGTTTTTTGGATGCTTAAACATGCTTGCCCGTAAGTGTTTATAGCATTTTATGGCATCCAAAATATCCTTTTTGACTTTTTCTGTTTCTTTTGCTGAAAGTTGATGGTGTGGTTAACTTGGAAACACGTTTTAATGTTATAAAGAAGTTAATAGAAAAGGAAAATGATCCATATAGCTGTCATTAACTAGATAGTGGTGAAGGTTCTGGTGAGCGGGTTGAGTTTCTAAATACCTTAATATTTTGAAAACTTAGGATGCCAATTTCTGATTTTCTATTAGAAAGTGGGAAAGTTTACAGAATATGAAATACAAACCATGAAATGAACTTTTACTAAAAGAATTAGTAAATATGATAATTATcattattcaaaatataaattattgtaggtgtattttttttttgaatgacTTCATTCATATTAATGTCTTTGCGGAATTTGAA
It encodes:
- the LOC110650415 gene encoding putative SWI/SNF-related matrix-associated actin-dependent regulator of chromatin subfamily A member 3-like 1 isoform X2, giving the protein MEFEEEQDPVALFMSLDDWQDSSSQSSTETYMVGFVIANIVGIRYYSGTITGRELVGLVREPLNVYDQNAIKVLNTRSLQVGHIERSVAAVLSPLIDSHKITVEGVVANSRSSGNKFRIPCQIHIFARFEDIEVVKSAIFRGGLVLISETDASFGLSEAMVVKEKCKKSDSKSVDEIFKLVDDNVNKKGKIGTLEPPKEMIKSELFVHQKEGLWWLMNRENSGELPPFWEEKDGEYVNVLTNYHTDKRPEPLRGGILADDMGLGKTLTLLSLIAFDRADNSATLDRDNIGEGTCELDEGSTVFSDKKGKRRRVSAKGTRGRKKHKTEGAHLDINAKGKSVGGTDKSFSILGAKTTLIVCPPAVFSSWVTQLEEHTQRGSFKVYMYYGERTREAEELKKQDIVLTTYSTLASEGSWEDSPVKMIEWWRVILDEAHVIKNANAQQSRAVTNLKAKRRWVVTGTPIQNGSFDLFSLMAFLRFEPFSIKNYWQSLVQRPLAQGDKKGLSRLQVLMATISLRRTKDKGLVGLPSKTVETHYIELSGEERELYDQMEGEAKGVIQGFINAGSLTTNYSTILCIILRLRQICNNLALCPSDLRSLLPSKCIEDVSNNTELLEKVVAVLQDGEDFDCPICICPPTDTVITRCAHIFCRPCILKTLQRMKPCCPLCRRSLTMSDLFSAPPESSHTEISSSRSTDSSKVSTLIRLLIAVRIKDPTAKSVVFSQFQKMLVLLEEPLKAAGFKILRLDGSMNAKKRAQVIKEFGVPGPGGPNVLLASLKASGAGINLAAASKVYLLEPWWNPAVEEQAMDRVHRIGQKEEVTIVRLIARNSIEERILEMQERKKKLAKEAFGRRGAKAHEVRVDDLRALMSL
- the LOC110650415 gene encoding putative SWI/SNF-related matrix-associated actin-dependent regulator of chromatin subfamily A member 3-like 1 isoform X1, translated to MEFEEEQDPVALFMSLDDWQDSSSQSSTETYMVGFVIANIVGIRYYSGTITGRELVGLVREPLNVYDQNAIKVLNTRSLQVGHIERSVAAVLSPLIDSHKITVEGVVANSRSSGNKFRIPCQIHIFARFEDIEVVKSAIFRGGLVLISETDASFGLSEAMVVKEKCKKSDSKSVDEIFKLVDDNVNKKGKIGTLEPPKEMIKSELFVHQKEGLWWLMNRENSGELPPFWEEKDGEYVNVLTNYHTDKRPEPLRGGILADDMGLGKTLTLLSLIAFDRADNSATLDRDNIGEGTCELDEGSTVFSDKKGKRRRVSAKGTRGRKKHKTEGAHLDINAKGKSVGGTDKSFSILGAKTTLIVCPPAVFSSWVTQLEEHTQRGSFKVYMYYGERTREAEELKKQDIVLTTYSTLASEGSWEDSPVKMIEWWRVILDEAHVIKNANAQQSRAVTNLKAKRRWVVTGTPIQNGSFDLFSLMAFLRFEPFSIKNYWQSLVQRPLAQGDKKGLSRLQVLMATISLRRTKDKGLVGLPSKTVETHYIELSGEERELYDQMEGEAKGVIQGFINAGSLTTNYSTILCIILRLRQICNNLALCPSDLRSLLPSKCIEADVSNNTELLEKVVAVLQDGEDFDCPICICPPTDTVITRCAHIFCRPCILKTLQRMKPCCPLCRRSLTMSDLFSAPPESSHTEISSSRSTDSSKVSTLIRLLIAVRIKDPTAKSVVFSQFQKMLVLLEEPLKAAGFKILRLDGSMNAKKRAQVIKEFGVPGPGGPNVLLASLKASGAGINLAAASKVYLLEPWWNPAVEEQAMDRVHRIGQKEEVTIVRLIARNSIEERILEMQERKKKLAKEAFGRRGAKAHEVRVDDLRALMSL